In Pelagibaculum spongiae, a single genomic region encodes these proteins:
- a CDS encoding methylated-DNA--[protein]-cysteine S-methyltransferase, protein MIYSYFETAFGTTFAAADNDQLCHLWFDGQKHEPIWQYWKKIDGHPLFLTLKGQLEQYAKGERTEFNLPLNPKGTEFQMRVWQALLEIPFGQSSNYGALAAKLNKPTAARAVGAAVGKNPLSILIPCHRVIGKDGSLTGFASGLEMKKKLLRVEGLV, encoded by the coding sequence ATGATTTATAGCTATTTTGAAACCGCCTTCGGTACTACCTTTGCTGCAGCCGACAATGATCAGCTTTGTCATTTATGGTTCGACGGCCAAAAGCACGAACCCATCTGGCAGTACTGGAAAAAAATCGATGGTCATCCGTTATTTCTGACTTTAAAAGGCCAGCTAGAACAATACGCCAAAGGTGAACGAACCGAATTTAATTTGCCGCTCAACCCCAAAGGCACCGAGTTTCAAATGAGGGTTTGGCAAGCCTTGCTAGAAATCCCATTTGGCCAAAGCAGCAATTACGGCGCATTAGCAGCGAAATTGAACAAACCAACTGCCGCCAGAGCCGTGGGCGCAGCGGTAGGAAAAAATCCGCTATCTATTCTGATTCCCTGCCATAGAGTGATTGGTAAAGACGGCAGCTTGACTGGCTTTGCATC
- a CDS encoding DNA-3-methyladenine glycosylase 2 family protein — MKTESTPLAEPTSAETTSAYYQALKSKDRRFDGRFFVAVSSTGIYCRPVCPARLPKQQNCQFFKTAAAAAHSGFRPCKRCRPELAPGLSSIDMPDALISQACRLVDHGFLQQHSIEQLSARLGISSRHLRRLFQIELGVSPLDYACNKQLLLACQLIRDTQLPITTIAMQSGFASLRSFNHRFQQYYQQTPSEFRKQLAPSNKSINKTSNKTTYSKTLQLKLGYRPPFDWRGLLSFLSKRVIPGVESVELDQDHAVYRRVVSIEAAALATTDLKSAKSNQPEVIFGWLEVSDLTEKYQLKITLSDNLAPVITEVLKRVRHLFDLDCDPQMIIPQMSNLQLTNSGLRLPGAFDSFEMSVRAILGQQITVKAAHTIASRVAKAFGQSVTTPFAELSHSFPDAKTISTLQPAQLGELGIVRQRCTAIQAIAHAINDQTIQLTTTSDIEQTLQQLQSLPGIGSWTAQYIAMRALGWPDAFLDKDLGVIKSLGSKNAKQLQSISQQWRPWRSYAVMHLWQGATYLPATEFDQPTDA, encoded by the coding sequence ATGAAAACTGAATCTACTCCTCTCGCTGAGCCAACATCCGCAGAAACGACATCTGCTTATTACCAAGCTTTAAAAAGCAAAGACCGTCGATTTGACGGCCGGTTTTTTGTTGCTGTCAGCTCCACCGGAATTTATTGCCGGCCAGTTTGCCCTGCTCGCTTACCGAAACAACAGAATTGCCAGTTTTTCAAAACAGCGGCAGCGGCGGCCCATTCTGGTTTTCGGCCTTGTAAGCGATGTCGACCGGAGTTAGCGCCGGGGCTTTCTAGTATCGACATGCCAGATGCTTTAATTAGCCAGGCCTGCCGCTTGGTTGATCATGGTTTTCTACAGCAGCATTCGATTGAACAACTATCGGCTCGATTGGGAATTAGCAGTCGCCATTTGCGGCGTTTGTTTCAAATTGAATTAGGCGTGTCGCCTTTAGATTACGCTTGCAACAAACAACTGCTACTGGCTTGCCAGTTAATTCGCGATACTCAACTGCCGATCACGACCATTGCGATGCAAAGCGGTTTTGCCAGTTTACGAAGCTTTAATCATCGCTTTCAGCAGTATTACCAGCAAACGCCCAGCGAGTTTAGAAAGCAGCTAGCACCCTCTAATAAGTCGATTAATAAAACATCTAATAAAACTACCTATTCAAAAACACTGCAGTTAAAACTGGGTTATCGACCACCTTTTGATTGGCGAGGTTTATTGTCGTTTTTATCCAAACGAGTCATTCCCGGCGTTGAATCGGTCGAGCTAGATCAAGACCATGCTGTTTATCGTCGAGTGGTGTCTATTGAAGCTGCTGCTTTAGCTACGACTGACTTAAAAAGCGCTAAATCAAACCAGCCTGAGGTTATTTTTGGTTGGCTGGAAGTCAGCGACCTTACTGAAAAGTATCAGTTGAAAATCACCTTGAGCGATAATCTGGCACCGGTAATTACCGAAGTACTAAAAAGGGTTCGCCACCTGTTTGATCTGGACTGCGACCCGCAAATGATTATCCCGCAAATGTCTAATTTACAGCTGACAAATTCAGGCCTCAGACTACCCGGAGCATTTGATAGTTTTGAAATGAGCGTGCGGGCTATTCTCGGCCAACAAATAACGGTTAAAGCGGCGCATACCATTGCCAGCCGGGTTGCCAAAGCATTTGGCCAATCAGTAACCACACCTTTTGCTGAGCTAAGCCACAGCTTTCCCGATGCTAAAACCATTAGCACACTGCAACCGGCTCAATTGGGCGAACTGGGAATTGTTCGACAACGTTGCACCGCCATTCAGGCGATTGCCCATGCGATTAATGATCAAACGATTCAGCTCACCACGACATCTGATATTGAACAAACGTTACAACAGCTGCAATCACTACCGGGGATTGGCAGTTGGACCGCACAATATATCGCCATGCGAGCGCTTGGCTGGCCAGATGCTTTTTTGGATAAAGACCTCGGCGTGATAAAAAGCCTTGGCAGCAAAAACGCCAAACAGCTACAAAGCATCTCCCAACAATGGCGGCCCTGGCGCAGCTATGCGGTCATGCATTTATGGCAAGGGGCGACCTACCTACCAGCAACTGAATTTGATCAGCCTACAGACGCATAA